A region from the Nostoc sp. HK-01 genome encodes:
- a CDS encoding GCN5-related N-acetyltransferase, which translates to MLKIIHFENEQDKTHLQNLFFEYFSWINLMWSQEFQLSFDVNAYLEESLTQLDEFMPPVGRLLLARYKGKIVGCVGLRRIDEGIGEIKRMYVKPKFRGKGIGKALLENIIYEAANIGYSKLRLDTAPFTKEAQALYHSLGFQDIEPYFAKLEVPPEYRANWIFMELRL; encoded by the coding sequence TTGCTAAAAATTATTCATTTTGAGAACGAACAAGATAAAACTCATCTGCAAAATTTGTTTTTTGAATATTTTAGCTGGATAAACTTGATGTGGAGCCAGGAATTTCAGCTAAGTTTTGATGTTAATGCTTATTTAGAGGAATCTCTTACTCAACTAGATGAATTTATGCCACCAGTAGGACGCTTACTTTTAGCCAGATATAAAGGCAAAATCGTTGGTTGTGTTGGCTTACGCAGAATTGATGAGGGAATTGGTGAAATAAAAAGGATGTATGTCAAGCCAAAATTTCGGGGAAAAGGTATCGGTAAAGCTTTATTAGAAAATATCATCTATGAAGCTGCCAATATTGGTTATTCTAAACTACGCTTAGATACGGCTCCTTTTACGAAGGAAGCGCAAGCACTCTATCATTCACTCGGTTTTCAAGATATCGAACCATATTTTGCCAAACTGGAAGTGCCTCCAGAATACCGAGCCAACTGGATTTTTATGGAATTGAGACTTTAA
- a CDS encoding cytochrome P450 has translation MNKLPLPPGSFGLPVVGETLSFLADLNFVEKRYQQYGSIFKTHILGRPTVAMVGTKAVEFVLSSHIENFSWREGWPENFKVLLGESLFLQDGEEHRRNRRLMMPALHGPALTNYVTTMDEIVCNYLKQWENKQEFTWFEEFKKLTFDIASQLLLGTSASEEVIRLSGLFTNLTNGFFALNTLPLPFTTFSKAIAARNQILEHIAQVVKARQQNPSKDALSLLIQARDEDGNSLSEKEIIVQAVLLLFAGHETTTAMLTWLATELARHPEVLQRAREEQLQLTSSGSVTLEQLGKMPYLDQILWEVERLHPPVAGGFRGVVKEFEYDGYYVPAGWQLYYSILTTQNLPEIYPEPERFDPDRFSPQRQEHKQYPFSLIGFGGGPRVCIGVAFAKMEMKIVAAHLLRSYDWEILPNQSLATVRIPTNRPKDGLRVRFQPR, from the coding sequence ATGAACAAATTACCACTACCACCAGGAAGCTTTGGTTTACCAGTTGTCGGAGAAACTCTATCTTTTTTGGCAGATTTAAACTTTGTCGAAAAACGCTATCAACAATATGGTTCGATTTTTAAAACTCATATTTTAGGTAGACCAACAGTTGCAATGGTCGGGACAAAAGCAGTAGAGTTTGTCCTTTCTAGCCATATCGAAAATTTTTCTTGGCGTGAAGGCTGGCCGGAAAATTTTAAAGTATTGTTGGGTGAATCATTATTTTTACAAGATGGCGAAGAACACCGCCGCAATCGCCGTTTAATGATGCCAGCTTTACACGGGCCAGCGCTGACAAACTATGTCACTACAATGGATGAAATTGTCTGCAATTACCTAAAACAATGGGAGAATAAACAAGAGTTTACTTGGTTTGAAGAGTTTAAAAAACTGACTTTTGATATTGCAAGTCAACTGTTATTAGGTACAAGCGCCAGTGAAGAAGTTATCCGTTTAAGTGGGTTATTTACTAACCTCACCAATGGTTTTTTTGCTTTGAATACTTTGCCTTTACCTTTTACTACCTTTAGCAAAGCGATCGCAGCGCGTAATCAAATTTTAGAACACATTGCTCAGGTTGTGAAAGCACGCCAGCAAAATCCCAGCAAAGATGCTTTAAGTTTATTAATCCAGGCTAGGGATGAAGATGGTAACAGCCTCAGTGAAAAGGAAATTATCGTCCAAGCCGTGCTGTTACTCTTTGCGGGACATGAAACCACCACTGCAATGTTGACTTGGTTAGCCACCGAATTAGCACGCCACCCAGAAGTTTTACAACGCGCCAGAGAAGAACAGTTACAACTGACTTCATCTGGTTCTGTAACTCTAGAACAATTGGGAAAAATGCCTTATTTAGACCAAATTTTATGGGAAGTTGAACGACTACATCCACCAGTTGCAGGGGGATTTCGTGGGGTAGTCAAAGAGTTTGAATATGATGGTTATTATGTCCCGGCTGGTTGGCAATTATATTATTCAATTTTAACTACTCAAAACCTACCAGAAATTTACCCTGAACCAGAACGTTTTGATCCTGACCGTTTCAGCCCTCAGCGCCAAGAACACAAACAGTATCCTTTCAGTTTAATTGGTTTTGGTGGAGGGCCGCGGGTGTGTATTGGTGTGGCATTTGCCAAAATGGAAATGAAGATTGTTGCTGCCCATCTTTTACGCAGCTATGATTGGGAAATCTTACCTAACCAAAGTTTGGCTACAGTCCGAATTCCCACAAATCGTCCTAAAGATGGGTTGCGGGTTCGATTCCAGCCCCGGTGA
- a CDS encoding 2OG-Fe(II) oxygenase — protein MLKIPIIDLATFRKSDIKSQQAIAKEIYDACHKIGFMYLRNSGISKDLIAQVFCHSKSLFNLSLAAKQKLAWKNELSNIGYVGIERERLDPNQPGDLKEAFNFNKAELLTLQPPANEPEIFVFYQACTELANKILQAFALALELPEYFFTIRHNQQNHTLRLLHYPPLQTPPKPGQVRAGEHSDYGSITLLFQDNVGGLEVQTTAGEWIAAPTIPDTVIVNTGDLMQRWTNDVFCSTKHRVMIPHDQQLERSRYSIAFFCHPNDDTEIACLETCQKERAPIYPPILAGEYLLSRLQATY, from the coding sequence ATGTTGAAAATTCCCATTATTGATTTAGCTACTTTTAGAAAAAGTGATATCAAATCTCAACAAGCTATAGCCAAAGAAATTTATGATGCTTGTCATAAAATTGGTTTTATGTATTTACGAAATTCTGGGATATCAAAAGATTTGATTGCCCAAGTATTCTGTCATAGTAAATCATTGTTTAATTTATCTTTAGCGGCTAAACAAAAATTGGCTTGGAAAAATGAATTGAGTAACATCGGGTATGTAGGTATTGAAAGAGAACGTCTTGACCCTAATCAACCAGGAGATTTAAAAGAAGCATTTAATTTCAACAAAGCAGAATTATTGACTCTACAACCTCCAGCAAATGAGCCTGAAATTTTTGTCTTTTATCAAGCTTGTACAGAACTAGCAAATAAAATTTTGCAAGCATTTGCTTTAGCCTTAGAATTACCAGAATATTTTTTTACTATTAGACATAATCAACAAAATCATACCTTGCGACTGCTACATTATCCCCCTTTACAAACACCGCCTAAACCTGGACAAGTACGTGCTGGTGAGCATTCTGATTATGGCAGTATTACCTTGCTTTTCCAAGACAATGTAGGTGGTTTGGAAGTGCAAACAACTGCGGGGGAGTGGATTGCTGCGCCGACAATTCCTGATACAGTGATTGTGAATACTGGCGATTTGATGCAGCGTTGGACAAATGATGTGTTTTGTTCAACCAAGCATCGGGTAATGATTCCTCACGATCAGCAGTTGGAGCGATCGCGTTATTCTATAGCTTTTTTCTGTCATCCTAATGATGATACAGAAATTGCTTGTCTAGAAACTTGCCAAAAAGAACGTGCGCCTATTTATCCTCCCATTCTGGCGGGAGAATATCTTTTGAGTCGTCTACAAGCAACATATTGA